In Agromyces sp. 3263, a single genomic region encodes these proteins:
- a CDS encoding DUF6049 family protein: MVDESIPARPRADSPTRRTRPLSRPARFALGGAAFVAVATMVGAPIAANAGVDPAAALQAVLPVPAAEAASPHSDAARGIRPAGPSRAVADDSGLRVSVSPTISSTVSLGGPVAISVEIENATGEALAPGVVRLVRADADIDDAGELDEWLAAEQGGDQAAESDAAGMVPIADGEARGLPAGAATVVSFTVAADAFAELADSPVIGLGAELLVGDTVVASGTSAYANADVPASGSVAVALAAPVTTPTTGGAAGLIDVDQLTNWTSPTGLLTRQLDALAGRRVAIGIDPRIIASIRVLGTTAPPSATAWLQRLAELPNEIFPLAYSDADVAVQAQVGLPALLGPTSFADAMDPANFPAGGSSIGVGAEAEQDATGTPTASATDAPTPQPTPGTLPTNEQLLSWPYTRTDLAWPGDDTVATGDLGFFAASGLTTSILAPGNVEPVGGVAPSSATIDGSTALVADGALTEPLRAAATASTDTEWREASGQVLASLALDAGTARTTVFATFDRGSVSQVARVSALIDEIGNSPWSTLAGLSEAIGAPPEARTLIDEPESDERRAQVSRLTEVEAQVTEFSTVLTDPALLTGPVRRELLSLLDVAWLDDLEAWNGVATEWLVAQRGVLASISVVPSSTINVVSTETGVPTTIENTLPYPVTVVVDVSPSNGRLIVEEQVEQTVEPQSRSTVRVPVAAGVGNGEVTLTVSLASTSGVPIGTPVDIPVNVQADWEGLGAAILAAIAVVVFGLGVWRNIRRRRRDRSAAAEAAGLEAARPESEAPETARPESEAPETAEPETEAITDADPSQSARVAPDAGDDPTGSSRG, translated from the coding sequence ATGGTGGACGAGTCGATCCCTGCGCGCCCGCGCGCCGACTCTCCCACCCGACGCACTCGCCCGCTCTCCCGGCCGGCCCGATTCGCCCTCGGCGGCGCCGCGTTCGTGGCCGTCGCCACCATGGTCGGCGCGCCGATCGCCGCCAACGCCGGCGTCGACCCGGCGGCCGCCTTGCAGGCCGTGCTGCCCGTTCCGGCCGCCGAGGCCGCCTCCCCGCACTCGGATGCCGCTCGCGGCATACGACCAGCCGGCCCGTCGCGGGCCGTCGCCGACGACAGTGGACTGCGCGTGAGCGTGTCGCCCACCATCTCGAGCACCGTCTCGCTCGGCGGACCCGTCGCGATCTCCGTCGAGATCGAGAACGCCACGGGCGAGGCCCTCGCTCCCGGGGTCGTGCGCCTCGTGCGCGCCGACGCCGACATCGACGACGCCGGCGAGCTCGACGAGTGGCTCGCGGCCGAGCAGGGCGGCGACCAGGCCGCCGAGTCGGATGCCGCCGGCATGGTGCCGATCGCCGACGGCGAGGCGCGGGGGCTGCCGGCAGGGGCAGCCACCGTCGTGTCGTTCACGGTCGCCGCCGACGCCTTCGCCGAGCTCGCGGACTCGCCGGTGATCGGACTGGGCGCCGAGCTCCTCGTGGGCGATACGGTCGTCGCCTCGGGCACGTCGGCATACGCCAACGCCGACGTGCCGGCATCGGGCTCGGTCGCGGTGGCCCTCGCCGCACCCGTCACGACGCCCACCACCGGCGGCGCCGCGGGCCTGATCGACGTCGACCAGCTCACGAATTGGACGAGCCCCACCGGGCTCCTCACCCGACAGCTCGACGCACTCGCCGGCCGACGCGTGGCCATCGGCATCGACCCGCGCATCATCGCGTCGATCCGGGTGCTCGGAACGACCGCGCCGCCCAGCGCGACCGCGTGGCTGCAGCGCCTCGCCGAGCTGCCCAACGAGATCTTCCCGCTGGCCTACTCCGATGCCGACGTCGCGGTGCAGGCGCAGGTCGGACTCCCCGCGTTGCTCGGCCCGACCTCGTTCGCCGATGCGATGGATCCGGCGAACTTCCCGGCGGGGGGGAGCTCGATCGGCGTCGGCGCCGAAGCCGAGCAGGACGCGACCGGCACGCCCACGGCCTCGGCGACGGATGCGCCCACGCCCCAGCCGACCCCGGGCACCCTGCCCACGAACGAACAGCTCCTGTCGTGGCCGTACACGCGCACCGACCTCGCGTGGCCGGGCGACGACACGGTGGCCACCGGCGACCTCGGCTTCTTCGCGGCATCCGGGCTCACCACCTCGATCCTGGCCCCCGGCAACGTCGAGCCCGTGGGCGGCGTCGCCCCGTCCTCGGCGACCATCGACGGCTCGACCGCTCTCGTCGCCGACGGCGCGCTCACGGAGCCGTTGCGAGCGGCGGCCACCGCCTCGACCGACACCGAGTGGCGCGAGGCGAGCGGCCAGGTGCTCGCCTCGCTCGCGCTCGACGCGGGCACGGCGCGCACGACCGTGTTCGCGACGTTCGACCGTGGCTCGGTCTCGCAGGTCGCCCGCGTCTCCGCGCTCATCGACGAGATCGGCAACTCGCCGTGGTCCACCCTGGCCGGGCTCTCCGAGGCGATCGGGGCACCCCCAGAGGCGCGCACCCTGATCGATGAGCCCGAGTCGGATGAGCGCCGGGCGCAGGTCTCGCGGCTGACCGAGGTCGAGGCACAGGTCACCGAGTTCTCCACGGTCCTCACGGATCCGGCGCTGCTGACCGGCCCGGTGCGACGCGAGCTGCTCTCACTGCTCGACGTGGCGTGGCTCGATGACCTCGAGGCGTGGAACGGCGTCGCCACCGAATGGCTCGTCGCCCAGCGAGGCGTGCTCGCGTCCATCTCCGTCGTGCCGAGCAGCACCATCAACGTCGTCTCGACCGAGACCGGCGTGCCCACGACCATCGAGAACACGCTGCCGTATCCCGTCACCGTCGTGGTCGACGTCAGCCCGTCCAACGGGCGCCTCATCGTCGAGGAGCAGGTCGAGCAGACCGTGGAGCCGCAGTCCCGCTCCACGGTACGCGTGCCCGTCGCCGCCGGCGTCGGCAACGGCGAGGTCACGCTGACGGTGTCGCTCGCCTCGACGTCCGGTGTCCCGATCGGCACGCCGGTCGACATTCCCGTCAACGTGCAGGCCGACTGGGAGGGGCTCGGCGCAGCGATCCTCGCGGCGATCGCGGTCGTCGTGTTCGGCCTCGGCGTCTGGCGCAACATCCGGCGGCGACGCCGTGACCGGTCCGCGGCTGCCGAAGCTGCCGGTCTGGAGGCCGCCCGTCCTGAGAGCGAGGCTCCCGAGACCGCCCGTCCTGAGAGCGAGGCTCCCGAGACCGCCGAACCCGAGACCGAGGCGATCACCGATGCCGACCCCAGCCAGTCCGCCCGAGTCGCACCCGACGCCGGCGACGACCCGACCGGCAGCTCCCGTGGCTGA
- a CDS encoding CCA tRNA nucleotidyltransferase → MQSVAAALDRLGELAASPTVSKLAAAFDAAGHELALVGGPVRDAFLGRATNDLDFTTDATPDEILAIVKPIADAHWDIGRAFGTIGAKIAGETVEITTYRADAYDGESRKPEVVFGSSLEDDLARRDFTVNALALRLPQLALVDPSGGVEDLIAKTLRTPAAPEQSFGDDPLRMLRAARFSAQLGFDVEEGTRDAMSALAPEIDRISAERVRDELSKLLLTASPRGGIRLLVDSGLADRVLPEIAALRLEVDEHHHHKDVYEHSLTVLDQAIDYEVSRGNLDSPDLVMRLAALLHDIGKPATRKLEAGGLVSFHHHDVVGAKLARRRLRALRFDNDTIAAVSRLIELHLRFFGYADAAWSDSAVRRYVRDAGDQLERLHILTRADVTTRNRRKADRLGFAYDDLEERIAVLAEEEELAAVRPELDGEQIMRLLDVKPGPVVGEAYRYLLEVRLDEGPIGPDAARERLLDWWAARDA, encoded by the coding sequence ATGCAGAGTGTCGCGGCGGCCCTCGACCGATTGGGCGAGCTGGCTGCTTCGCCGACCGTGTCGAAGCTGGCGGCGGCGTTCGATGCGGCGGGCCACGAGCTGGCCCTCGTCGGCGGCCCGGTGCGCGACGCGTTCCTCGGCCGGGCCACGAACGACCTCGATTTCACGACGGATGCCACGCCCGACGAGATCCTCGCCATCGTGAAGCCGATCGCCGACGCCCACTGGGACATCGGCCGGGCGTTCGGCACGATCGGCGCGAAGATCGCCGGCGAGACGGTCGAAATCACGACGTACCGCGCCGACGCCTACGACGGCGAGTCGCGCAAGCCCGAGGTGGTGTTCGGCTCCAGCCTCGAGGACGACCTGGCCCGGCGCGACTTCACCGTGAACGCGCTCGCCCTCCGGCTCCCCCAGCTCGCGCTCGTCGACCCGTCGGGCGGGGTCGAGGACCTGATCGCGAAGACGCTGCGGACCCCGGCGGCTCCCGAGCAGTCGTTCGGCGACGATCCGCTGCGGATGCTGCGTGCGGCACGCTTCTCGGCGCAGCTCGGCTTCGACGTCGAGGAGGGCACCCGCGACGCGATGTCCGCGCTCGCCCCTGAGATCGACCGCATCTCCGCGGAGCGGGTCCGCGACGAGCTGTCGAAGCTCCTCCTGACGGCGTCGCCCCGCGGCGGCATCCGTCTGCTGGTGGATTCGGGCCTGGCCGACCGGGTGCTGCCCGAGATCGCGGCGTTGCGGCTCGAGGTCGACGAGCACCACCACCACAAGGACGTGTACGAGCACTCGCTGACGGTGCTCGACCAGGCGATCGACTACGAGGTCTCGCGCGGCAACCTGGACTCCCCCGACCTGGTCATGCGCCTCGCGGCGCTGCTGCACGACATCGGCAAGCCGGCGACGCGCAAGCTCGAGGCGGGCGGCCTCGTGTCGTTCCACCACCACGACGTGGTCGGTGCCAAGCTCGCCCGCAGGCGCCTGCGCGCGCTGCGTTTCGACAACGACACGATCGCCGCGGTCTCCCGGCTGATCGAGCTGCACCTGCGGTTCTTCGGGTACGCGGATGCCGCGTGGAGCGACTCGGCGGTGCGCCGCTACGTTCGCGACGCCGGCGACCAGCTCGAACGCCTGCACATCCTCACGAGGGCCGATGTCACGACGCGCAACCGGCGCAAGGCCGACCGCCTGGGCTTCGCCTACGACGACCTCGAGGAGCGCATCGCCGTGCTCGCCGAGGAGGAGGAGCTCGCGGCCGTGCGGCCCGAGCTCGACGGCGAGCAGATCATGCGGCTCCTCGACGTGAAGCCGGGTCCGGTCGTGGGCGAGGCCTACCGCTACCTGCTCGAGGTGCGGCTCGACGAGGGACCCATCGGTCCGGATGCCGCCCGCGAGCGCCTGCTCGACTGGTGGGCGGCGCGCGACGCCTGA
- a CDS encoding class I SAM-dependent methyltransferase, which translates to METPAELADRFDRRAPEYDGSAMHRGLAQAVADFVRLGGVRDVLDVGTGTGLVLRSLPAGPWRLRGVDLSPGMVDVARAALPDAEFAVADATSLDLPDASVDLVTCVTMLHLVPDAPAAMREWRRVLRPGGCLVLATFADDSPSWHGPAPEPGHSPAEAHAPLGSSEALERLAAASGFVVSRIAEWELRSNGGAPEYRCLITEFAPVDDRRA; encoded by the coding sequence GTGGAGACGCCTGCAGAGCTGGCCGACCGGTTCGACCGTCGTGCACCCGAGTACGACGGGTCGGCGATGCACCGCGGGCTCGCCCAAGCGGTCGCCGACTTCGTGCGACTGGGCGGGGTGCGCGATGTCCTCGACGTCGGCACGGGCACCGGCCTGGTGCTCCGCTCCTTGCCGGCGGGGCCGTGGCGCCTCAGGGGCGTCGACCTGTCGCCCGGCATGGTCGACGTCGCACGCGCGGCCCTGCCCGACGCGGAGTTCGCGGTCGCGGATGCCACGAGCCTCGACCTTCCCGACGCATCGGTGGATCTCGTCACCTGCGTCACGATGCTGCACCTCGTGCCCGATGCTCCGGCCGCGATGCGCGAGTGGCGGCGGGTGCTCAGGCCGGGCGGATGCCTCGTACTGGCGACCTTCGCCGACGACAGCCCCTCGTGGCACGGCCCGGCACCCGAACCCGGGCACTCGCCGGCCGAGGCGCACGCGCCACTCGGGTCGTCGGAGGCACTCGAGCGGCTCGCCGCGGCATCCGGATTCGTCGTGAGCCGCATCGCCGAGTGGGAGCTCCGCTCGAACGGCGGCGCACCCGAGTACCGCTGCCTGATCACCGAGTTCGCGCCCGTCGACGACCGACGGGCCTGA
- the rpsF gene encoding 30S ribosomal protein S6, whose protein sequence is MHQYELMVILDPEIDERTVAPSLDKFLNVIRNDGGTVDKVDIWGRRRLAYEINKKNEGIYAVVDFTAESKTTNELDRQLNLSEAVMRTKVLRAEEAIAQVAAHAKAQEEKAAKKAAASAKAGAKAAAAAKAPASKDA, encoded by the coding sequence ATGCACCAGTACGAGCTGATGGTCATCCTCGATCCCGAGATCGACGAGCGCACCGTTGCTCCCAGCCTTGACAAGTTCCTCAACGTCATCCGAAACGATGGCGGCACTGTCGACAAGGTCGACATCTGGGGACGTCGTCGCCTGGCCTACGAGATCAACAAGAAGAACGAGGGCATCTACGCCGTCGTCGACTTCACCGCCGAGTCCAAGACCACCAATGAGCTCGACCGCCAGCTGAACCTCAGCGAGGCCGTCATGCGCACCAAGGTGCTCCGCGCCGAAGAGGCCATCGCCCAGGTCGCCGCTCACGCGAAGGCCCAGGAGGAGAAGGCTGCCAAGAAGGCCGCCGCTTCCGCCAAGGCCGGCGCGAAGGCTGCTGCCGCCGCGAAGGCCCCCGCCTCGAAGGACGCCTAG
- a CDS encoding single-stranded DNA-binding protein produces the protein MAGETIITVVGNLTADPELRYTQNGLAVANFTIASTPRTFDRQANDWKDGEALFLRASCWREFAEHVAGSLTKGSRVIASGRLKQRSYETKEGEKRTSIELEVDEIGPSLRYATASVTRAQSSRGAVGGAGGSFGGGQSDDAWAPSAPAAQSGGGGDVWNTPGTSYGDETPF, from the coding sequence ATGGCCGGCGAGACCATCATCACCGTGGTGGGCAACCTCACTGCAGATCCCGAGCTGCGCTACACGCAGAACGGCCTCGCGGTTGCCAACTTCACCATCGCGTCCACTCCTCGCACGTTCGACCGTCAGGCGAACGACTGGAAGGACGGTGAAGCGCTGTTCCTGCGCGCGAGCTGCTGGCGTGAATTCGCCGAGCACGTCGCCGGTTCACTCACCAAGGGTTCCCGGGTCATCGCTTCCGGGCGTCTCAAGCAGCGTTCCTACGAGACCAAGGAAGGCGAGAAGCGCACCAGCATCGAGCTGGAGGTCGACGAGATCGGCCCCTCGCTCCGGTACGCGACCGCCTCGGTCACGCGTGCGCAGTCGAGCCGCGGTGCGGTCGGCGGCGCGGGCGGCTCCTTCGGGGGCGGCCAGTCCGACGACGCGTGGGCGCCCAGCGCTCCCGCAGCCCAGTCGGGCGGCGGCGGCGACGTCTGGAACA